From Kwoniella shandongensis chromosome 2, complete sequence, the proteins below share one genomic window:
- a CDS encoding mitochondrial 54S ribosomal protein uL5m, translating to MSSAPLRTFASSACRTSTLPRSVVLPTLSRAASSSSSSKKSSSKSSSSSPAPATPLEEWALPRIHLGPTHTSRYSQHYNSTLASDLMYMTYSHRLSQRPPKPSPIEPALTPYEANRPRPPIMRGNRALRTKTTQITSDSVPKLESVIIHTMVKEAIGNKSALLSAIAAFRAISGETPNGGGRSGSSGVEVIVAKKSAAAWKLRAGMPVSVKVELKGEAMYDFIQSLVDFVLPRLRDFPGIPLPPASTPKNSPASLTGVVSFGFSPTAMSFFPQIESNTDAYPKLHGFHVYFKTNLRGENAHEHARALVSGFRIPFHRR from the coding sequence ATGTCGTCTGCACCCTTACGAACCTTCGCCTCGTCCGCTTGTCGgacatccacccttcctcgaTCTGTCGTCCTCCCGACTCTTTCCCGAGcagcatcttcatcttcctcctccaaaaaGTCATCCTCTAAATCCTCTTCTAGCTCTCCGGCTCCAGCCACTCCTCTGGAAGAATGGGCTCTCCCCCGAATCCATCTTGGTCCGACACATACTTCGCGATATTCGCAACATTACAACTCGACCCTCGCATCCGACTTGATGTACATGACATACTCTCACCGACTGTCCCAACGACCCCCTAAACCTAGTCCTATCGAGCCTGCTCTGACACCGTACGAGGCCAAcagacctcgaccacctATCATGCGAGGTAACCGAGCGTTACGAACAAAGACCACGCAGATCACCTCTGATTCTGTGCCGAAACTCGAATCCGTCATCATCCACACCATGGTGAAAGAAGCGATCGGTAATAAATCCGCTCTCTTATCAGCCATTGCTGCTTTCCGAGCAATTTCAGGCGAGACACCCAacggaggaggacgaagtggTTCTTCCGGAGTCGAAGTGATCGTCGCCAAGAAATCGGCTGCTGCGTGGAAACTTCGTGCTGGAATGCCCGTTTCCGTCAAAGTCGAATTGAAGGGAGAGGCGATGTACGATTTCATCCAATCGCTTGTCGATTTCGTCCTTCCTCGTCTGAGAGATTTCCCAGGTATCCCACTCCCACCTGCTTCCACACCGAAAAACTCCCCGGCGAGTCTCACAGGTGTGGTCAGCTTCGGATTCAGTCCGACAGCAATGAGTTTCTTCCCTCAGATAGAATCCAATACCGACGCTTATCCGAAATTACACGGTTTCCACGTTTACTTCAAGACGAActtgagaggagagaatgCACACGAGCATGCGAGGGCGTTGGTCAGCGGTTTCAGAATACCGTTCCACAGGCGATAA